A DNA window from Paraclostridium bifermentans contains the following coding sequences:
- a CDS encoding response regulator transcription factor: MSNILVVDDDKEIVDSIEIYLRNEGFNIFKAYDGIEALEILVSENIHLIIMDIMMPKLDGIKATIKIREEKNIPIILVSAKSEDSDKIIGLNIGADDYITKPFNPLELIARTKSQLRRYINLGNYESVENKDILQSGDLKLNINSKEVFVDEELVKLTPIEFKILNLLISNKGRVFSIDEIYERVWEEESFNSENTVSVHIRRIREKIEINPKEPRYLKVVWGVGYKIEKL, encoded by the coding sequence ATGAGCAATATTTTAGTTGTTGATGATGATAAAGAAATAGTAGACTCGATTGAGATTTACTTAAGAAATGAAGGATTTAATATATTTAAAGCTTATGACGGTATCGAAGCATTAGAAATTTTAGTATCAGAAAATATTCATCTCATAATTATGGATATAATGATGCCTAAATTAGATGGAATAAAAGCTACCATAAAAATTAGAGAAGAAAAAAATATACCAATAATATTAGTATCTGCAAAAAGTGAAGATAGTGATAAAATTATTGGATTAAATATTGGAGCAGATGATTATATAACAAAACCATTCAATCCATTAGAGCTTATAGCAAGAACTAAATCGCAACTCAGAAGATACATAAATTTAGGAAATTACGAATCTGTAGAAAATAAAGACATTTTACAAAGTGGAGATCTTAAATTAAATATTAATAGTAAAGAAGTATTTGTTGATGAAGAATTAGTTAAACTTACGCCTATAGAATTTAAGATTTTAAATCTTTTAATATCCAATAAAGGTAGAGTTTTTTCAATAGATGAAATTTATGAAAGAGTTTGGGAAGAAGAGAGTTTTAACTCAGAAAATACAGTCAGTGTTCATATTAGGAGAATTAGAGAAAAAATCGAAATTAATCCTAAAGAACCAAGATACTTAAAGGTGGTGTGGGGCGTTGGATACAAAATCGAGAAGTTATAA
- the nifU gene encoding Fe-S cluster assembly scaffold protein NifU, with product MQYSEKVMDHFMNPRNVGEIEDASGIGEVGNVKCGDIMRIYLDIDNDTKIINDVKFMTFGCGSAIASSSMATELIKGKTIEEALEITNKAVAEALDGLPPVKMHCSVLAEQAIKAALIDYSKKNNIHIAALDGVVIEDDHDHHHDLEEDLV from the coding sequence ATGCAATACAGTGAAAAAGTTATGGATCATTTCATGAACCCAAGAAATGTTGGAGAAATAGAGGATGCTAGTGGAATAGGAGAAGTTGGAAACGTTAAATGTGGAGATATAATGAGAATATATCTTGATATAGATAATGACACTAAAATAATAAACGATGTTAAGTTTATGACTTTCGGATGTGGATCAGCTATAGCAAGTTCTTCTATGGCTACAGAATTAATAAAAGGTAAAACTATAGAAGAAGCTTTAGAAATAACAAATAAAGCTGTTGCAGAAGCATTAGATGGATTACCACCAGTAAAAATGCACTGTTCAGTATTAGCAGAACAAGCTATAAAAGCTGCTTTAATAGATTACTCTAAAAAGAATAATATACACATAGCTGCTTTAGATGGTGTTGTTATAGAAGATGATCACGATCATCACCATGATTTAGAAGAAGATTTAGTTTAA
- a CDS encoding DUF2232 domain-containing protein encodes MEIKKMTEAAIMSSLFIVCSIFAISTGLLYGLYIDIIVPIFIAIIYLRCDFKFTILAMVTCLIIVGLVMGNIGSAICMSQSMIIGIMCGYVITKKTKIFDDLFYLSIVSCFIMVMIDVWFSKLIGFSFIKEYKTMLAPWPVSDGFKEVLFYMFIATLPLGTIIMTYFASLFIGDRIKSLNEEGKRKLYILKNIRQYANYIYCSKSTVYFGLAYLFVIQLKNILGVDIKFVYLLTITETIKYIVYYFLIRDAYAYLRLYTYQKTKSIMALNIMGMTFLASLVIKFNISFWIISAIAFFYAPMKLKMT; translated from the coding sequence ATGGAAATAAAAAAGATGACTGAGGCAGCTATAATGTCTTCACTTTTCATAGTTTGTAGTATATTTGCAATATCTACAGGACTTTTATATGGACTTTACATAGACATAATAGTTCCGATTTTTATAGCAATTATATATTTAAGATGCGATTTTAAATTTACAATACTTGCAATGGTAACTTGTTTAATAATTGTGGGATTAGTAATGGGGAATATAGGATCGGCAATTTGTATGAGTCAAAGTATGATTATTGGAATTATGTGTGGTTATGTTATAACTAAAAAGACTAAAATCTTTGATGATTTATTTTATTTGAGTATAGTATCTTGCTTTATAATGGTTATGATAGATGTGTGGTTTTCTAAATTAATTGGATTTAGTTTTATAAAAGAGTATAAAACTATGTTAGCACCTTGGCCTGTAAGTGATGGGTTTAAAGAAGTTTTATTTTATATGTTTATAGCTACACTTCCTCTTGGAACTATTATAATGACTTATTTTGCAAGTTTATTTATTGGAGATAGAATTAAGTCTTTGAATGAAGAAGGTAAAAGAAAATTATACATTTTGAAAAATATTAGACAGTATGCAAATTACATATATTGTTCTAAATCTACTGTATATTTTGGATTAGCATATTTGTTTGTAATTCAGTTGAAAAATATATTAGGTGTTGATATAAAATTTGTATATTTACTTACTATAACTGAAACTATAAAGTATATTGTTTATTATTTTTTAATAAGAGATGCATATGCATATTTAAGACTTTATACTTATCAAAAAACAAAGTCTATAATGGCATTAAATATAATGGGAATGACATTTTTAGCTTCATTAGTTATAAAGTTTAATATTAGCTTTTGGATAATATCAGCTATTGCATTTTTCTATGCACCGATGAAACTAAAGATGACTTAG
- a CDS encoding HAMP domain-containing sensor histidine kinase, with product MKKTNKKILKFITLIILLISTAIFGASLQELRFGDAYQYTRPSNLVSKSNSIYAKNFFESDMFDNSTLQNILHNLTMFTSNTQMRSEEEIVSAKNAISEFKDIKFFVMNDSTGVSYSNTKYRNNEEFRKNQKGYVNLEIDFSNDMSRYTKIIDSKRSSYRVNRDLFWGVPKDNLTISMSFPKESSNDGYNSILFDGNYSSFEYYKNLSNKLNKVLIASAISSIISLILLIKNKEKLINKEGLILKLYAKIPLEIYTFIFIVLGIFSILDVSSRWSVILKFIFLSFVFIWIICFINLDKKTGILKNSITYRFGRFFTNVITNTINYSKKVPLIKRLILLDLLILMCTTFILMFFKIQFYSISFRIVMFILTILSLVLFIVTGYTINRLAYIDEIIEGTEKIKNGDINHKIRLRDNNSLTILAENINNLSDGLENAIEETLKSERMKTELITNVSHDLKTPLTSIINYVDLIKKEENIQPEYVNDYINILDNKSKRLKNLIEDLFEASKASSGNIDLNIERLDLNQLLRQSIGENEEKLIESNLSLKLNIPKEPVYINCDGRRMYRVFENLLVNISKYSHENTRVYVDMVVEGNQVFVSMKNISAYELNFEASEILERFKRGDLARNTEGSGLGLAIARDLVQLQGGKLGVQIDGDLFKVELSFNTI from the coding sequence ATGAAAAAGACAAATAAAAAAATATTAAAGTTTATAACTTTAATCATATTATTAATTTCAACAGCAATATTTGGAGCATCATTACAAGAATTAAGATTTGGAGATGCTTATCAATATACAAGACCCAGTAATTTAGTTAGCAAATCTAATTCAATTTATGCAAAAAACTTTTTTGAAAGTGATATGTTTGATAATTCTACACTTCAAAATATTTTACATAATTTGACCATGTTTACATCTAATACTCAAATGCGTTCAGAAGAAGAGATTGTGAGTGCTAAAAATGCAATATCTGAATTTAAAGATATAAAGTTTTTTGTTATGAATGATTCAACTGGAGTAAGTTACAGTAATACCAAGTATAGAAATAATGAAGAATTTAGAAAAAACCAAAAAGGATATGTTAATTTAGAAATTGATTTTAGTAACGATATGAGTAGATATACTAAAATTATAGATAGCAAACGAAGTTCGTATAGAGTAAATAGAGATTTATTTTGGGGAGTACCAAAAGATAATTTAACAATAAGCATGTCATTTCCTAAAGAAAGTAGTAATGACGGTTATAATAGTATATTATTTGATGGTAATTATTCTAGTTTTGAATATTATAAAAATCTATCAAATAAATTAAATAAAGTTTTAATAGCATCAGCTATTAGTTCGATAATTTCATTAATTTTACTTATAAAAAATAAAGAAAAACTTATAAATAAAGAAGGATTAATATTAAAATTATATGCAAAAATACCTTTAGAAATATATACTTTTATATTTATAGTATTAGGTATATTTTCAATTTTAGACGTAAGTTCTAGGTGGTCTGTAATTTTAAAGTTTATATTTTTAAGTTTCGTATTTATTTGGATAATCTGCTTTATAAATTTAGATAAAAAGACTGGCATTTTAAAAAATAGTATAACGTACAGGTTTGGGAGATTTTTCACAAATGTAATAACAAATACAATTAATTATAGTAAAAAAGTACCTTTAATAAAAAGATTAATTTTATTAGATTTATTAATACTAATGTGTACAACCTTTATACTTATGTTTTTTAAAATACAATTTTATTCAATTTCATTTAGAATAGTTATGTTTATTTTAACTATACTATCGTTAGTTTTATTTATTGTAACTGGATACACAATAAACAGATTAGCTTATATTGATGAAATAATAGAAGGTACAGAAAAAATAAAAAATGGAGATATAAATCATAAAATAAGATTAAGAGATAACAATAGCTTAACAATTCTTGCAGAAAATATAAATAACTTAAGTGATGGACTTGAAAATGCAATAGAAGAAACATTAAAAAGTGAAAGAATGAAAACAGAGCTTATAACAAATGTAAGTCATGATTTAAAAACGCCTTTAACATCAATAATAAACTATGTTGATTTAATAAAAAAAGAAGAAAATATACAGCCGGAGTACGTAAATGATTATATAAACATATTAGACAATAAGTCAAAACGTTTAAAAAATCTTATAGAAGATTTGTTTGAGGCTAGTAAAGCAAGTAGTGGAAACATTGATCTTAATATTGAGAGGTTGGATTTAAATCAACTATTAAGACAAAGTATAGGCGAAAATGAAGAAAAATTAATAGAATCTAATTTGAGTTTAAAATTAAATATTCCAAAAGAACCTGTTTATATAAATTGTGATGGGAGACGAATGTATAGAGTGTTTGAAAATTTATTAGTAAATATATCTAAATACTCTCATGAAAATACAAGAGTTTATGTAGATATGGTAGTGGAGGGAAATCAAGTGTTCGTTTCCATGAAAAATATATCGGCATACGAATTAAACTTTGAAGCAAGCGAAATACTTGAAAGATTCAAAAGGGGAGACTTAGCTAGAAATACAGAGGGAAGTGGACTTGGATTAGCTATTGCTAGAGACTTAGTACAACTTCAAGGTGGTAAATTAGGAGTTCAAATAGATGGAGACTTATTTAAGGTAGAACTCTCCTTCAACACAATATAA
- a CDS encoding MFS transporter translates to MSEKSNKNTTAIAMIVFLLGIFMGAMDSGIVSPARNVIANGLGVSQSASVWMITIYTLAYAVSMPITGKMADIYGRKKVYIICVSLFATGSLLCGISDIVGSYEFLLVSRVIQAIGGGGIMPIATAYIGASFPEEKRGSALGMVGGIYGIATVLGPTLGSFVLSIAGDSRWGYLFLINVPISIIILFTSLKLEENKQSSKVKKMDVWGCVALSIVVASLMYGLTNLKFYDFANSVKSIEVWPYLLTTIVFIPIVIYIEKRAEDPVLNLGFFTNKQTALTLFLSFIVGCGLMGTVFLPQFSENVLKLKRGSGGYIVTLFAVFTGIAAPLGGKFIDKYGVKKLLLLGFSSSIIGVLYQAFITANHPNFTNLTVGLVFMGIGMGFTMGTPINYLMMSLVKPEEISMGQSTVSLLRSIGVAVSPNLLINFVSDAGRNVPAAIQKVMPPIPGASFGGGNMSADMLNKFQNADVTNIFEVVKSFVNSMFNGLQHTMASNPNMNFDMLKSNYLISLDKAKPSIVHAYQYTMNQGYAHLFIGTAVIALCGLIASLFLKSHKKEA, encoded by the coding sequence ATGAGTGAGAAATCAAATAAAAATACTACAGCTATTGCTATGATAGTATTTTTACTTGGAATTTTTATGGGAGCTATGGATTCAGGGATAGTATCTCCGGCAAGAAATGTAATAGCAAATGGTCTAGGGGTATCACAATCAGCAAGTGTATGGATGATAACTATATATACATTAGCTTATGCAGTGTCTATGCCGATAACAGGTAAAATGGCTGATATTTATGGGCGTAAGAAAGTATATATAATTTGTGTTTCATTATTTGCAACTGGATCTTTGCTTTGTGGAATATCTGATATAGTTGGAAGTTATGAATTTTTACTAGTATCAAGAGTTATTCAAGCTATAGGCGGTGGAGGTATAATGCCAATAGCTACTGCTTATATAGGAGCATCATTTCCAGAAGAAAAAAGAGGTTCAGCTCTTGGTATGGTAGGTGGAATATATGGGATAGCAACAGTTCTTGGACCTACTTTAGGAAGTTTTGTTCTTTCAATTGCAGGAGATAGCAGATGGGGATACTTATTTTTAATAAACGTGCCTATAAGTATAATAATTTTATTTACATCTTTAAAATTAGAAGAAAACAAACAATCTTCTAAAGTGAAAAAAATGGATGTATGGGGATGTGTAGCATTAAGTATAGTTGTAGCATCTTTAATGTATGGATTAACTAATTTAAAATTCTATGATTTTGCAAACTCAGTTAAATCAATAGAGGTATGGCCTTATTTATTAACAACTATAGTTTTTATACCTATAGTAATATATATAGAAAAAAGAGCAGAAGATCCTGTTTTAAACTTAGGATTTTTTACAAATAAACAGACTGCATTAACTTTATTTTTAAGTTTTATAGTTGGTTGCGGTCTTATGGGAACTGTATTTCTACCTCAATTCTCAGAGAACGTATTAAAATTAAAAAGAGGTAGTGGTGGATATATAGTAACTTTGTTTGCTGTGTTTACAGGAATAGCAGCACCTCTTGGTGGAAAATTTATTGATAAATATGGAGTTAAAAAGCTTTTATTATTGGGATTTAGCTCAAGTATAATAGGGGTTTTATACCAAGCATTTATTACAGCAAATCATCCTAATTTTACAAACTTAACAGTAGGTTTAGTATTTATGGGAATTGGTATGGGATTTACGATGGGAACTCCTATAAATTATTTAATGATGAGCTTAGTTAAGCCAGAAGAAATTTCTATGGGGCAATCTACTGTATCCTTACTTAGATCTATAGGGGTTGCGGTATCACCTAATTTGCTTATAAATTTTGTTTCTGATGCAGGTAGAAATGTACCAGCGGCTATTCAAAAAGTAATGCCTCCAATACCAGGAGCTTCCTTTGGTGGAGGAAATATGTCAGCTGATATGCTAAATAAGTTTCAAAATGCTGATGTAACAAATATATTTGAGGTAGTTAAGTCATTTGTAAACTCTATGTTTAATGGATTACAACATACTATGGCATCTAATCCTAATATGAATTTTGATATGTTAAAAAGTAACTATTTAATTAGTTTAGATAAAGCTAAACCTAGTATAGTTCATGCTTATCAATACACAATGAACCAAGGATATGCGCATTTATTTATAGGAACTGCAGTAATAGCTTTATGTGGATTAATAGCATCTTTATTTTTAAAAAGTCATAAAAAAGAAGCTTAA
- a CDS encoding RrF2 family transcriptional regulator, with translation MKLSTKGRYGLKAMFELSLTQKNGPVPLRQIAQKQNISEQYLEQIFSALKKAGLIKSVRGAQGGYLLVKEPKDITVGDILIVLEGPVSISDCVVDEDICENSDICVTKIVWERLKKGIEDVINSITLQNMIDDYNKNKNINDITDLIIK, from the coding sequence ATGAAGTTATCAACTAAAGGTAGATACGGACTAAAAGCAATGTTTGAGCTTTCGTTGACACAGAAAAATGGACCAGTTCCATTAAGACAAATAGCTCAAAAGCAAAATATATCAGAGCAATATTTAGAGCAAATATTTTCAGCACTTAAAAAAGCTGGATTGATTAAAAGTGTAAGGGGTGCTCAAGGAGGCTATTTATTAGTTAAAGAACCTAAAGATATAACTGTAGGAGATATATTAATAGTACTTGAAGGTCCTGTTTCAATATCAGATTGTGTAGTAGATGAAGATATATGCGAAAACTCAGATATATGCGTTACCAAAATTGTTTGGGAAAGACTTAAAAAAGGCATTGAAGATGTTATAAATTCAATAACACTTCAAAACATGATAGATGATTACAATAAAAATAAAAACATAAATGATATAACAGATTTAATTATAAAATAG
- a CDS encoding pyruvate carboxylase, with translation MLKKINKILVANRGEIAIRIFRACSELGIKSVGIYSKEDKYSLFRTKADESYLIGEDKGPIDAYLDIDGIIELAKSKNVDAIHPGYGFLSENPEFVKKCEENGIIFIGPSAEIMNMMGDKINSKQIAKEANVPTIPGIDESIKSIERAKEIANKIGYPIMLKASNGGGGRGMRIVYSEDNLNIEYETACSESRKAFGEDIIFIEKYIPNPKHIEVQILGDKFGNIVHLYERDCSVQRRHQKIIEYAPAFSLSDKLREQICTNAVKIAKHVGYVNAGTLEFLVDENENFYFIEMNPRVQVEHTVTEMITGIDIVQSQILVAQGYKLEDEPINIKSQEDIQVRGYSIQCRITTEDPKNNFMPDTGKIQVYRTGSGFGIRLDGGNGFTGSTISPYYDSLLVKTISWDRTFKGAINKTVRSIKELRIRGVKTNIGFLVNVLNNPIFSQGNCSTKFIDENPDLFEIKESKDRGTKLLQFIGNTIVNENKCSEKPEFQTIYTPKSSNTFSPNEGSKILFDKLGKKDYLESVKKEKKLLLTDTTMRDAHQSLLATRLRSYDLLKVATPTSEHMKDLFSLEMWGGATYDVAYRFLKESPWVRLEKLRKEIPNIMFQMLFRASNGVGYKNYPDNVIKEFLKESANKGIDVFRIFDSLNWVENMKPSIYTALETGKIVESTICYTGDILDPNKTKYNLEYYINMARQLEELGSDIICIKDMAGLLKPYAAYTLIKALKENVNTPIHLHTHDTSGNGVATCLMASEAGVDIVDGALETMAGLTSQPSLNSIVEALKNTERDTKIDLYGFEELGNYYKDLRNVYSKFESDLKNPSAEIYKYEIPGGQYTNLKPQADSLGLSDKFDQVKEKYKESNEILGDIIKVTPSSKVVGDLAIFMVKNKLDKNNIVSEGKNLSFPDSVVDYCRGMIGQPEGGIPKDIQKVVLKGETPIIVRPGELIPSEDFESVKKYLDEKFSMDSNVRNILSYTLYPNVYEDYLKHLQLYNDISKLESHVYFYGLSIGEECEVEIEEGKVLTIKLIEIGDIKEDGNRTLSFELNGMMRDIEVSDTHYSSNIKDILKADMNNPLQIGASIPGKVVNILVEENQEVKENQPLIVIEAMKMETVIVAKTSGCVKSIYVSQDEMIKDKQLLIDMK, from the coding sequence ATGCTTAAAAAAATTAATAAAATTTTAGTAGCCAATCGTGGTGAAATTGCGATTAGAATATTTAGAGCTTGCTCTGAATTGGGTATAAAAAGCGTTGGGATATATAGCAAAGAAGATAAATATTCTTTATTTAGAACTAAAGCTGATGAATCATATTTAATAGGAGAGGATAAAGGTCCTATTGATGCTTATTTAGATATAGATGGCATAATTGAATTAGCCAAAAGTAAAAATGTAGATGCAATTCATCCTGGTTACGGATTCTTGTCTGAAAATCCAGAGTTTGTAAAAAAATGTGAAGAAAACGGAATAATTTTTATAGGCCCATCGGCTGAAATAATGAATATGATGGGAGATAAAATCAACTCAAAACAAATAGCTAAAGAAGCTAATGTTCCCACTATTCCAGGTATAGATGAGTCAATTAAAAGCATAGAAAGAGCTAAAGAAATAGCTAATAAAATTGGTTATCCTATAATGCTTAAAGCTTCTAATGGCGGTGGCGGACGAGGTATGAGAATTGTATACAGCGAAGATAACTTAAATATAGAATACGAAACTGCATGTAGTGAATCAAGAAAAGCTTTTGGTGAAGATATTATATTTATAGAAAAATATATACCTAATCCAAAACATATAGAAGTTCAAATACTTGGAGATAAGTTTGGAAATATAGTTCATTTATATGAAAGAGATTGTTCAGTTCAAAGAAGACATCAAAAAATAATAGAATATGCTCCAGCATTTTCTCTATCTGATAAACTTAGAGAACAAATATGTACTAATGCTGTAAAAATAGCTAAACATGTTGGCTATGTAAATGCCGGTACATTAGAATTTTTAGTTGATGAAAATGAAAATTTCTACTTTATTGAAATGAATCCAAGAGTTCAAGTTGAACATACTGTAACAGAAATGATTACAGGTATAGACATAGTTCAAAGTCAAATATTAGTAGCTCAAGGATATAAATTAGAAGATGAACCTATAAACATAAAATCACAAGAAGACATACAAGTACGAGGATACTCTATCCAATGTAGAATAACTACAGAAGATCCTAAAAACAACTTTATGCCTGATACTGGCAAAATACAAGTTTATAGAACTGGTTCAGGTTTTGGTATAAGGCTAGATGGAGGAAACGGATTTACAGGCTCTACAATAAGCCCTTACTACGATAGCTTGTTAGTTAAGACAATATCTTGGGATAGAACTTTCAAAGGAGCTATAAACAAAACAGTTCGTTCAATTAAAGAACTTAGAATTAGAGGTGTTAAGACAAATATAGGTTTCTTAGTTAATGTATTAAATAACCCAATTTTCTCACAAGGAAACTGTAGTACAAAATTCATTGATGAAAATCCAGATTTATTTGAAATAAAAGAAAGCAAGGATAGAGGAACTAAGCTACTTCAATTTATAGGAAATACTATAGTAAATGAAAATAAGTGTTCTGAAAAACCCGAGTTTCAAACTATATATACCCCTAAATCAAGCAATACATTTTCTCCAAACGAAGGAAGTAAAATATTATTTGATAAACTAGGTAAAAAAGATTATTTAGAATCTGTAAAAAAAGAGAAAAAACTACTTCTAACAGATACAACTATGAGAGATGCACATCAATCTCTTTTAGCAACAAGACTTAGAAGTTATGACTTACTAAAAGTTGCAACGCCAACAAGTGAACATATGAAAGATTTATTCTCTCTTGAAATGTGGGGAGGAGCAACTTACGACGTAGCATACAGATTCTTAAAAGAATCTCCATGGGTAAGACTTGAAAAATTAAGAAAAGAAATTCCTAACATAATGTTTCAAATGCTATTTAGAGCATCTAATGGAGTTGGCTATAAAAACTATCCCGATAACGTTATAAAGGAATTCTTAAAAGAATCAGCAAATAAAGGAATTGATGTTTTTAGAATATTTGACTCTCTTAACTGGGTTGAAAACATGAAACCATCTATATATACAGCTCTTGAAACTGGTAAAATTGTTGAATCTACAATCTGTTATACAGGAGATATTCTAGATCCAAATAAAACTAAGTATAATTTAGAGTATTACATTAATATGGCTAGACAGTTAGAAGAATTAGGTTCTGACATTATATGCATAAAAGATATGGCAGGCCTTTTAAAACCATACGCTGCCTATACTCTTATAAAAGCATTAAAAGAAAATGTTAATACTCCTATTCACCTACACACTCATGACACAAGTGGTAATGGAGTTGCTACATGCTTAATGGCTTCTGAAGCTGGTGTTGATATTGTTGATGGTGCACTTGAAACAATGGCAGGACTTACTAGTCAGCCTTCATTAAATTCAATTGTAGAAGCTCTTAAAAATACAGAAAGAGATACTAAAATAGATTTATATGGATTTGAAGAATTAGGCAATTACTATAAAGATTTACGTAATGTATACTCAAAATTTGAAAGTGATTTAAAGAATCCATCTGCTGAAATTTATAAATATGAAATTCCAGGTGGTCAATATACAAACTTAAAACCTCAAGCTGACAGTTTAGGTTTATCTGATAAGTTTGATCAAGTAAAAGAAAAATATAAAGAATCTAATGAAATATTAGGTGATATCATTAAAGTTACTCCATCATCTAAAGTTGTAGGAGATTTAGCAATATTTATGGTAAAAAATAAATTAGATAAAAATAATATAGTTTCAGAAGGGAAAAATCTTTCATTCCCAGACTCAGTTGTTGACTATTGTAGGGGTATGATAGGTCAACCTGAAGGAGGAATACCTAAGGATATTCAAAAGGTAGTACTAAAAGGAGAAACTCCTATAATAGTAAGACCTGGAGAATTAATTCCAAGCGAAGATTTTGAATCTGTAAAAAAATATTTGGATGAAAAGTTTAGTATGGATTCTAATGTAAGAAATATATTAAGTTACACACTTTATCCTAATGTCTATGAAGATTATTTAAAACATCTACAGTTATATAATGATATTTCAAAACTTGAAAGTCACGTATATTTTTATGGTTTATCAATAGGGGAAGAATGTGAAGTAGAGATTGAAGAAGGAAAAGTATTAACTATAAAGTTAATAGAAATCGGGGACATAAAAGAGGACGGAAATAGAACTTTATCATTTGAACTAAATGGAATGATGAGAGATATAGAAGTTAGTGATACTCACTATAGTTCAAATATTAAAGATATCTTAAAAGCTGATATGAACAACCCTTTACAAATAGGTGCTAGCATTCCTGGAAAGGTTGTAAATATATTAGTTGAAGAAAATCAAGAAGTTAAAGAAAATCAGCCACTTATTGTTATTGAAGCTATGAAAATGGAAACTGTTATAGTAGCTAAAACAAGTGGATGTGTTAAATCTATTTATGTAAGTCAAGATGAAATGATAAAAGATAAACAATTACTAATAGATATGAAATAA
- the nifS gene encoding cysteine desulfurase NifS — protein sequence MEKRKIYMDYSATTPVKQEVLDAMMPYFTETFGNASSFHSFGRDAKNVLDKSRETVANLINAKPNEIYFTAGGTESDNWAIEGVAFANKAKGNHIITSKIEHHGILHVCEYLEKHHGFEVTYLDVDADGRVNAEDVEKAITDKTILISIMFANNEVGTIQPIKEIGEIAKKHNVIFHTDAVQAAGNIPIDVKELNIDLMSMSSHKIYGPKGIGALYIRTGVKLHTFVHGGAQERRRRAGTENIPGIVGYAKACELAKANMEEHIERLTALRAKLIDGILKRIPHTKVNGSLEYRLPGNVNFSFEFIEGEGILLMLDMLGIGASSGSACTSGSLDPSHVLMAMGLPHEIAHGSLRLSIGDFTTEEDIDYIIDNLPKIIERLRSMSPLYNKLEKGGN from the coding sequence ATGGAAAAAAGAAAAATATATATGGATTATTCGGCTACAACTCCTGTAAAACAAGAAGTATTAGATGCTATGATGCCTTACTTCACTGAAACTTTCGGAAATGCATCAAGTTTTCATTCTTTCGGGAGAGATGCAAAGAATGTTTTAGATAAATCAAGAGAAACTGTAGCTAATCTTATAAATGCAAAACCAAATGAAATATACTTTACAGCTGGTGGAACAGAAAGTGACAACTGGGCAATAGAAGGGGTTGCTTTTGCAAACAAGGCTAAAGGAAATCATATAATAACTTCTAAAATAGAACATCATGGTATATTACATGTTTGTGAATATTTAGAAAAGCATCACGGATTTGAAGTAACATACTTAGATGTAGATGCTGATGGTAGAGTAAATGCTGAAGATGTTGAAAAAGCAATAACAGATAAAACTATATTAATAAGTATAATGTTTGCTAACAACGAAGTAGGTACTATACAACCTATAAAAGAAATAGGGGAAATAGCTAAAAAACATAATGTTATATTCCACACAGATGCTGTTCAGGCTGCTGGAAATATACCAATAGATGTTAAAGAGTTAAATATAGATTTAATGAGTATGTCATCTCATAAGATTTATGGACCAAAAGGTATAGGTGCTTTATACATAAGAACTGGTGTTAAATTACACACATTCGTTCATGGTGGAGCACAAGAGAGAAGAAGAAGAGCAGGTACAGAAAATATACCAGGTATAGTTGGATATGCAAAAGCATGTGAACTTGCAAAAGCTAACATGGAAGAGCATATAGAAAGACTAACAGCATTAAGAGCTAAACTTATAGATGGTATACTAAAAAGAATACCTCATACAAAAGTTAATGGAAGCTTAGAGTACAGACTTCCAGGAAATGTAAACTTCTCGTTTGAGTTTATAGAAGGAGAAGGAATACTATTAATGCTAGATATGTTAGGTATAGGAGCATCAAGTGGATCAGCTTGTACTTCTGGATCATTAGATCCATCTCACGTTCTTATGGCAATGGGTCTACCTCATGAGATAGCTCATGGGTCATTAAGACTTAGTATAGGAGATTTTACAACAGAAGAAGATATAGATTATATAATAGATAACTTACCAAAAATAATAGAGAGACTAAGAAGTATGTCACCATTATACAACAAGTTAGAAAAGGGAGGTAATTAA